The sequence gtaacattATCCATGCCATTATACATTTTAGGTAACAATCAGActacttttaattatttgaccTATCTCGTTAtcacattgtttaaataatataatcttgtaccatattgatataaaaatacaaagagaaagaaaatatattccattattGACAACATGAAGtggattaaacattacattatgtaaacattGTTTCTTATTTGGGGTTCaagagtttaatgaaaagctaacaagtaattaaataataaaaaagaaaattaaaacaaatcactTTAAAATAGCATCAATCAAAACTAAAACACTTATTAgaaacatgaaagatgttttatttgtttacctgcatgtcaaaTGTGatgcttaattattaaaatatttattttaaaatatgaggggtacttcaagtaaatatattaggggaaagaggttcagatgacaaaaaagtttaagaatgcctgcattacatgtaaataaggaatttgtgcattttaatgtgtttgaaagacaaaagccttctacacacacacacacacacacacacacacacacacacacacacacacacacacacacacacacacacacacacacacacacagtaattgtAGGATCTATTTCAGTCCTTAAAtcgtatttaaaaacaaaaaactagttAGAAGACAAGGTATATGAATGGCTATTGTCTATAATTTGAAGCAAAGTGGCTAGACCCAAAGTCTACAAAATCTGAGATTCTGATCAAAATTGGCCCCTGGTGAAAGATTTGAGATGGGAGTCTCATGTTATTAGCAGGTAAACTGGAGTTTAACCATATGAGTTGCCGCCGTAGGTAATGTTCAGGCTTCCAGCTTTCATAAATCAGATCAGTTTAACACCTCAAGGACAGATGAGATTGGGTTTCTCAGCACTACTCAAGAAACATAATAGCTCAGCGCGTCTCTGCGTCTCACACCTCCGCTGCCTCCTATAGGATGTCGTGTCTCGTTAGTGAGAAGCTAATTAAGCTAAAGAGAGCCCCCTGCTGCTGGCACATTCTGTTAGCAATATGGGAGCGCTGGAAGAAGAGGCGGCCACGTGTCCCACAGAGAGGAGCAGATGGGAAGAATGGTGGGGAGGGGTGTGTCCTGTGTCCACCGCTGAACAATGTCCAAAGCCTTTTGGAAATATTTGATTAGCCTCTTAATTGGATGCTATCTGCATAAGTCAGAAGCTCcagaaagtacattttatttttatttattattatttttatttattttagcttgatCTGATATTCTTAGACATAAGCTGAAGAAAAATAGGTAGATGAACCATCGTattgtaagtttaaaaaaaaaatcagattgattaattgattaaattaataataaaaatatatatttttaattttcacattttttataaaaagaattatgacttttattttcGATTAGGATGACAGCaataaaatggataaataaacactaaatactCCTAATAAAAGTAGAAAACACTGTTTATCTAGATGAATCAATTAATCAGTCAATCAGTTTCATAAGAGTGcgaaatagatattttttaaagcaagataatactgacaaaaacactggtcaattttgagattttggtacATTATGCTTCCAAAACATGTCATCTTTCAGACTAGTAGAAATTTGTAAATATACCtaaatatcaaaaatgaaaaaaaaatgagaaaaatgaaaaaaaaaaatgagaaaaaagaaaaaaaactttaatgtcaacaaatgaaaacaaaaatgtatccaATGTTAAAATTTCTGTTctcaaaatgtatgcaaatgtgcATATTTTTAACAATACCTAATTTGCATATTCCAACATAACAAAACTTGTAATATAAAACAACTGTATTAATGTACTGTGACTAATTGACAGGAAACTATTAGTTAAATTGTTAACCTGTATTGTCTTGCcttaatttaaattcattgcTAATAGCTTGGAAGATATTTAATATATGCAAAGGAAAGATATGCCTCAGATCACATGCTCTGATGTCTTTGTGTTGTGTTTCAGATCATGGGAGGAGTTGAGCCCACCTTGTACCGGGGTTCAGTTTGGTACACACCAGTCCTGGAAGAATGGTACTATCAAGTGGAAGTTTTGAAGCTTGAAGTTGGAACCCAAAATTTAAACCTAGACTGCAAAGAGGTACATGACACAGCGCAGCTCAAAAAATATGCGCTTTtgcatttattatgaataatgcCTATTCAACCAGAAAATCTAGTCCATCCTTTTAGATAGTGATGGAGTTAAAAACACTATGATTATTTGACCTTGTGAGGACAGTAAAGAGTCGTGACTGGAACTGCTCCAAGAGTGAGCTGAAATTGTACCTTTAAAGGCTGTCAGTGGAGTAATTCCAGCATTCAATAAGATATATGGCAGAGAATATCACTACTAAGAATGAGTGATCTTGTTTATGAAATCCTGAGAGGAGCAGAGCAGGTATTGCTTTTTGTCTGATGGAGACCTTGACTGATCTTTCTTTCCCTTTGGTCGTTTCGTTCAGTACAACTCAGATAAAGCCATTGTGGATAGTGGGACGACTTTACTGCGACTTCCTGGAAATGTGTTTAGTGCTGTGGTGGAGGCCATTATGCAGACATCACTGGTATGATTACCTTCCATTTTGGAACGACTTGCTTCACACAGGCAATCTTGTGCATGTTTAAGGGCCTCAGTCTTCAAAATGACTCCTTAGTTACAATTGATTGTGTGTAACCCTGTTTTCTCCTGCTCTGCCAGATTGAGGATTTCTCTGCGGGATTTTTTGAGGGCACCAAGCTTGCATGTTGGATGAGAGGCGAATCACCATGGAGGCTTTTTCCAAAGATCTCAATCTACCTCAGAGCAACGAACACCAGCCAGTCCTTTCGCATCACCATTCTTCCACAGGTTAGgactaaagcccaaagtatacttcgggTTTTATGCATACGCAAGTCCGCATATAGTGCATTTTGTCACCAGAATAATATGCACATCCTGTACGTGTACTGCCTGATTTTTGTAACCTTACTTTGTAAACACAGGTCACACGTGCATTAAATTTGTTTTGCAATAATCAGATGTTCCACAAGTTGGAAACACTATTGTTATTTCATGTTGGCCGGCCGCAAACAACTTgaccgccccccccccccaaacacgtCATTCTACGTGGGTTTTACGCGGGAttcacaagtcaagtcacctttatttacatagtgcttttaacaatacagattttgtcaaagcaactgtacagcattaattaggaaaatagtgtgtcaataatgcaaaattacaatagtaaacactcatttttcagttaaaggcagatcatcattgaatttagtgatgtcatcatccagctcagttcattttaaatagtatctgtgcaatcaagtcaacgatatcgctggaaatgaagtgtccccaactaagcaagccagaggcgacagcagcaaggaacaaaaactccattggtgacagaatggagaaaaaacattgggagaaaccaggctcagtcgggggggggggggggtcacttcTCCTCTGAtaagacgaaaccagcagttcaattccaggctgcagcaaagtaccattgtgcagaggactcaacaggttcctgtgatcttgtcccggtggtcgtttgagacaaggtctttacaggggatctgtctctggggctctagttgtcctggtctccgctgtctttcaggctgtacaggtcctctctaggtgctgatcccaCTACCGTGCCATGGGAAGAATTGCTACTGGGTCGCAAGAACGTTCTGGAAAAATGTGTATAGATATGacactctgttatttatttatctgttattgcgtgttaatgattgttcttattattcagtattttcattGTATGCGATTGATATGGAGTAGAAATTTGAAGATTTCATGTTAAATAAGTACATTTCTCTGTTGTCATACAGTATTAGGGGGTTAAACGTGTTAAACGAGACCCTTTACTGTTCGGCACACAAGTGAGTGgcttaatttattatgtatatgattaaataagtgttaatgtcctgttatttatttatctgttattgcgtgttaatgattgttcttattattcagtattttcattGTATGCGATTGATATGGAGTAGAAATTTGAAGATTTCATGTTAAATAAGTACATTTCTCTGATCTGTCACATACAGTATTAGGGGGTTAAACGGATCGCGGTTGTTCTGTGATACATACGGACGAGACCCTATACTGTTCGGCACACACGTGATTGGCAGATTAATTTGCCAATTTACACGTTCAAGCAATCTGtgactcataaaaaaaaaaaaaaaaaacaatataatgcgTTGAACCAATATAATACTAgctatataataacataatataataacacatatatatatatatatatatatatatatattaggaaatATCCAAACCCCCAACATACTCCCATGCTAAACCCACCCCCTACCACCCACCTGCGTTCAGTCGGTCCGCGAGGAAATTTTCCAAACGTAACCGGTCCGTGGTGTATAAAAGGTTGGAGACACCTGCTGTAGACCACtcacaacagactaggccatctgaccagtcagagcagagcaggctcacggaaacgaggggtttagagagactgaaaatTAGGTGatgttaaatacatattttgcaaaaacaaaagcattttttgaccttgcgtgcatgtaatcctattgtaggagactcccaaaacaatactaggaaccgtaaaaatggcataaaaggGGCACTTTAACAACAACAGATGTCTGAAAGGCTACGCATAGGTATATGCATACAAAATGAAGTATATTTTGTGCTTAAATGCCCCTAGTTTAGTTTGGTAGtagtttattattaacaaaaaataaaagagttttGTTAATTGaagttactaaaattaaaattgaaatttcagttggttgccatggtaatatttctaattttcatttagttgatgTAGTAAATTAAACCAAACTAAaactagaactgaaataaaaataaacctaaattaaACTTCGGTTCGGTTTTGGCATATTTGTCATTCATTGTCTCCTTTGGGATTTAAGAAACTGTAGCTCTCTTTTGAAGAGTTTATACATTTTCACTATATTGAACTCTATTGTACATAGGctctaaattaataatatattttgtggttTTTGATGTGATGTTATACAATTTCTTAAAATGATGAGAAACCAGGATTGTAAGTACTTGCTCTTTCCTTGACACCAAATTTTGTTTCCACAGCTATATGTCCAGCCAATCACAGATATTGATGGCACATTGGATTGTTTCCGATTCGGAATCTCCCCTTCAGCAAACGCCCTGGTCATTGGAGCCACTGTGATGGAGGGCTTCTATGTCATCTTTGACCGTGCTCAAAAGAGGGTGGGGTTTGCCGTTAGCACTTGTGCAGGTAAGTGGGTTCAAGGGTGTgtagattaatatttaaaattctaatttttaaattgtttctgATAGAAATGGTTACCACTGTACAACAGTGTATACGTCAAGTTgtaccatggtctgtctgaatacttgattctgattggctggcaggtatgcattaaaacagtttaatgcacaggtagtttcaattaattttaatcacCGTTCcatatattaatgcactgctttaattgatgctcataaacacacacacacacacacacacaaacttttcaAGGCGTCCCtgcaacttttattaataaaatggccAAGACACtagatcgctacattatattcctcagcaacAAGGtgtaaaatggctttttttttttttttgacacagcTTTAAATTGTTTAACACAGCAAAcgcaggtaacacacacacagaactgtcatctctctctctctctgtcaatcAAGAATTAATTCAAAgactataattcattcaaataaatgtgatcttaccgcACTAATTCATCTCTGAGTCTGATTTGAAGCGGACAGAATGCTAGTGCAAACGAGCCttaactgacaaaaataatcCGTAATTTTTACCCTTACCTTCAAATATTGTGCTACAAACATTATTAACAGGTCTTACTTGTCAATGCTggcaaatgtatgtatgtatatacagtacaggtcaaaagtttggaaacattactatttttaatgtttttgaaagaagtttcttctgctcatcaagcctgcatttatttgatcaaaaatacagaaaaaaaaaatgtaatattgtgatatattatcacaatttaaaataattgtttttaaatttattatactttaaattatcatttatttctgtgatgcaaaactgaatttttaggatcattatcacatgatcctttagaaatcattctaatatgatgattcattatcaaagttggaaacagttctgctgcttaatattttttcagaacatgtgatacttttttaggatactttgattaataaaaagtaaaaaaaaaaaaaaaaaaaaaaaaaagaagctatgtttttaaaatataaatattttgtaataacaatatacactactggtcagtaatttggggtcagtaattttttttctttttttttttaaataaaatcaatactcttattcagcaaggatgtgttaaattgataaaaaagtgatagtaaagaaaatatattattagaatatattttattagaatttttttttattttgaataaatgcagttctttttaaccttttattcatcaaatatattagtaataaataattttttttaaagtatattcaaatagaaaactattattttaagttgtaataatatttcacaatattacagttttttctgtacttttgatcaaataaatgcaggcttgatgagcagaagagacttctttcaaaaacattaaaaatagtaattttccaaacttttgacctgtactgtatatatatatatgtatatatttatatatatatatatatatatatatatatatatatatatatattttttttttttttacctaagatAACCTAACCCTTACATACTGTGAccaacaaacacatctacattcAAGCATTTCAATGGAACCGCTCTATTTGCAGCAGATTAAGTTCACAAATAACTGACAGTcatgacctaaatatgattttcatttacaattatCAACTAAAATTTGGTGAATGAATGAACGGGTTTATTACAAAGAATTGTTCTTGCGTCTCAGAGGGAGTGGTGATTTCTTCCTTTCAAAATAACGAGGGACAACATATTTTCTATGAAATATAGTGGCGTAAAAACTTTGATACTATGCTTTGGAATGTAATAAAGTTTACCAAAATATAAACACTCTTAAGAAAGTAGAGGTACTTGAAAAAAGTgcttaaatatagtaaaaataataataataataataatactttgatTCTGTCCACCATTGCTTAATTTGGCCCTCAGGTCATTTAAGTTTGAGTGGTCTAGGTTCTAAGTACATACCTCTTCTGTCTTTCCAACAGAAAGCGGTGGTGTGCCATTTGCAGAGATCGCCGGGCCGTTCCTAGCTGAAGGTGTAGCGTCAGACTGCATGAGTGGCGTGCCTCTCAGGGAACCGGTGATGTGGGTGATCGCGTACGCTCTGATGGGCATATGTGCCTTGGTTCTGATCGTACTCCTCATCTTGCTCATGCTGCCTTGCCAACGGAACAGAGACGGCGAGATTACAGACGAATCCTCATTGGTGCGGCATCGCATCAAGTGACGTCAGGAGTCAACTGAAGATGAGGTGGCACCAACTCAGCAAAACTGGGCTGAAGGAAATCAGAGCAGGTAACGCACTGAGCTCCGGGTGAGATTACATACATTCCTGTTTGTCTGGGTGAAGGTGCTGGGATTTGGACATTTGTTGACACTTGTTGATTGAACTTTTCAAGGAAGAGGATAAAACTACTGAAGGATGAAGGAATCATGATTATACATGtgattcttattaaaaaaaaaaaagaagaaaaaaagaaatcaaataaaagtGCCAAAATATGAGTATCAATATAGCATTGGAGTAAATGGTGATGTTGATGCTCCAGTGTTTCTCCAAAGTATGCTGCTCTTTTTATTCTTAGTCTTCAATATAGTTGAGTTAATAAAACTACTGGAAATCAGCAATGGTCTCTAAATGAGGTTCATGGTCCAAtgaagtatgtttatttactgttattatcTAGAGCTTAAGGTTTCCTTTTAGATGTCCCTTTTAGCAGTGCATTGAAAGGAATAATTcagcccaaaaatgaaatttgtcatcAAATTTCCATGTTATTCCAAACTTGTAAATTGAAAATGTTTAACAAAGCGTGATGCTGCTCTTGCTTATAGAGTACAATGAAAGCAATGGGAAGGGATGCTGTTGaggtcaaatataaaaaaatatgctattgtatggcttcagaaaacttgtaatatagCACAGACGCCTTATGGACTATGTTTATGATCTTCTTCATAAAGCAGTTTTCTGCTGTGACCTGTATTTAGGAACTTTCACTGAAAATCaataatgcacaataaaataataaacctaGTTTCACATTTCACTGGGCAAAGACGGCAGGAGAGTTCCTTGTACAGACTTCCTGGTTCCTATCATTTAAAGTTCACTCCCAATGTCTGTATGCCACACTTGAGTGAATCCATTGGGTTTCATTCACTACACATGCGTACGAGCAAATCTGTGCATTAAATCTGCATacaaacaaatcatgattcaccaaaaaatgtgaggtttctctgaaaaacaatgcagGCATATATATACAGTTGGCTAATGAGAGGTCTGTAAGCTGGGTctatataatcttttttattttgtttaaactgGTTTTGAAAAGAGAGGCATAtgttaatgaaaagaaaaaggcCCTTATATAGAGATGGTTTGGGCGTGGTTTATGCAAATGACTAACTGTATGTATGCAGCTGCTCATCTTGAATACTCCAAATCCACAAACAttagaaaaaaagataagaacaaatttgtgtgcatatgcatgtgttGTAAATTGAGTGGAAAGTTTTCATGAAGTTCAAATGTGCATACAAATACGAATAAGCTAAGGAATTATTAGTGAATGGGACCCATTGTTTGGTAGCCTTTTTAAATG is a genomic window of Cyprinus carpio isolate SPL01 chromosome B15, ASM1834038v1, whole genome shotgun sequence containing:
- the bace2 gene encoding beta-secretase 2 isoform X2, which codes for MERQAQERGQILGTKGSMCVPGPCCGQTSCLQELNILVDTGSSNFAVAAAEHPYITHFYNRALSSTYQSSGRGVAVKYTQGEWEGELGTDRITIPQGPSGTITINIAAILKSEGFFLPGINWQGILGLAYPLLARPDPSVEPFFNSVVGQTGIPDVFSLQMCGAGVSASTTADPAGGSLIMGGVEPTLYRGSVWYTPVLEEWYYQVEVLKLEVGTQNLNLDCKEYNSDKAIVDSGTTLLRLPGNVFSAVVEAIMQTSLIEDFSAGFFEGTKLACWMRGESPWRLFPKISIYLRATNTSQSFRITILPQLYVQPITDIDGTLDCFRFGISPSANALVIGATVMEGFYVIFDRAQKRVGFAVSTCAESGGVPFAEIAGPFLAEGVASDCMSGVPLREPVMWVIAYALMGICALVLIVLLILLMLPCQRNRDGEITDESSLVRHRIK
- the bace2 gene encoding beta-secretase 2 isoform X1, producing MLLYGLLLLSLSFWTSHSVFKIPLKMFAGKFNASVQLDLRTLRKNQSAVESGLSLASDPAGIVNFLDMINNLKGDSGRGYYMQMVIGTPGQTLNILVDTGSSNFAVAAAEHPYITHFYNRALSSTYQSSGRGVAVKYTQGEWEGELGTDRITIPQGPSGTITINIAAILKSEGFFLPGINWQGILGLAYPLLARPDPSVEPFFNSVVGQTGIPDVFSLQMCGAGVSASTTADPAGGSLIMGGVEPTLYRGSVWYTPVLEEWYYQVEVLKLEVGTQNLNLDCKEYNSDKAIVDSGTTLLRLPGNVFSAVVEAIMQTSLIEDFSAGFFEGTKLACWMRGESPWRLFPKISIYLRATNTSQSFRITILPQLYVQPITDIDGTLDCFRFGISPSANALVIGATVMEGFYVIFDRAQKRVGFAVSTCAESGGVPFAEIAGPFLAEGVASDCMSGVPLREPVMWVIAYALMGICALVLIVLLILLMLPCQRNRDGEITDESSLVRHRIK